Proteins from a genomic interval of Benincasa hispida cultivar B227 chromosome 7, ASM972705v1, whole genome shotgun sequence:
- the LOC120082126 gene encoding adenylate isopentenyltransferase: protein MRIDSTSSFNLMTLPPPPSSSSSTSSSSYSSALLNLPFSRRRKWQRVKAIAGGEKEKILVIMGATGCGKSGLSVQLASHFQSEIINCDKMQVYKGLDITTNKIPLHERHDVPHHLLGDVDSLHEEFTPFHFRLRADNVVSDICSRNKLPILVGGSNSFIHAMLVNHFNPMDDVFLTHSHIPKSLISSDLRYRCCFLWLDVSFPILSEYLSIRVDEMLQLGMFEELAEFYHPDTAETTPYTGIRKAIGVPEFDNYFKKYPPGQKNGINREAFEEAVDAIKRNTHVLAERQIGKILKLKGAGWDIHVLNATEAFRAVVQPGTGRNRKQIWEKQILKPSLRIVKRFLE from the coding sequence atgcGTATTGATTCAACATCTTCCTTTAATCTTATGACACTCCCTcctcctccttcttcttcttcttccacctcCTCCTCTTCTTATTCTTCAGCTCTTTTAAACCTTCCATTTTCTCGCCGGAGAAAATGGCAGCGAGTGAAGGCCATTGCCGGCGGTGAAAAAGAGAAGATTCTGGTGATAATGGGCGCCACAGGTTGCGGCAAATCCGGGTTATCCGTTCAACTAGCCTCTCATTTTCAATCTGAAATCATCAACTGCGACAAAATGCAGGTTTATAAAGGTCTCGACATTACAACTAACAAGATTCCTCTCCACGAACGACATGACGTTCCACACCATTTACTGGGCGACGTGGATTCGCTTCACGAAGAATTCACTCCCTTCCATTTCAGACTCCGTGCCGACAATGTCGTTTCAGATATATGCTCTAGGAACAAACTACCTATTCTAGTAGGTGGGTCCAATTCCTTCATTCATGCAATGCTCGTGAACCATTTCAATCCAATGGACGACGTTTTTCTCACTCATAGTCATATTCCTAAATCCCTTATTTCATCCGATTTACGTTACCGTTGTTGTTTCCTTTGGTTAGACGTCTCGTTTCCGATTTTGTCAGAATATTTATCAATCCGAGTCGATGAAATGCTCCAACTCGGAATGTTTGAGGAATTAGCCGAGTTTTACCATCCCGATACGGCAGAAACGACGCCATATACTGGGATTAGAAAAGCAATAGGAGTGCCGGAGTTTGATAATTACTTCAAAAAATATCCGCCGGGTCAAAAAAATGGGATTAATAGAGAAGCGTTTGAAGAAGCGGTTGATGCTATAAAAAGGAACACGCACGTGCTAGCGGAGAGACAGATAGGGAAGATTTTGAAACTGAAAGGGGCGGGTTGGGATATTCACGTGTTGAATGCGACGGAGGCGTTTAGGGCGGTGGTCCAACCGGGAACCGGCCGGAACCGGAAacagatttgggagaagcagaTTTTGAAACCGAGTTTGAGGATTGTAAAGCGCTTTTTGGAGTAG